The following coding sequences lie in one Haloplanus aerogenes genomic window:
- a CDS encoding winged helix-turn-helix domain-containing protein, translating into MPTEIKRDGPENDDAYSDDAPLTHVFGESGKVKILSALLSERDHDLTISDIHKISGVARSTVYENIGELQEMGLVVKTRERGGSQMYQINTDNEIVDHISKVEELAFERLLELER; encoded by the coding sequence ATGCCTACGGAGATCAAACGAGATGGGCCAGAAAACGACGACGCATACTCCGATGACGCCCCTCTCACCCACGTGTTCGGTGAGTCAGGCAAGGTGAAGATCCTCTCGGCGCTATTGAGCGAGCGCGATCATGATTTAACTATCAGCGACATCCACAAGATCAGTGGAGTGGCCCGGAGTACGGTCTACGAGAACATTGGGGAGCTACAGGAGATGGGTCTCGTCGTCAAGACTAGAGAGAGGGGCGGTAGTCAAATGTACCAGATCAACACCGATAACGAAATCGTCGACCACATTAGTAAGGTCGAGGAATTGGCGTTCGAGAGACTTCTCGAGTTGGAACGGTAA